In one window of Nitrospira sp. DNA:
- a CDS encoding nuclear transport factor 2 family protein: MKGQSVSILRAVCAGLVLWASSSAVVSAKTQVTPSTIQEVEAQTAKELLATFELAELALQARDLDGIMALYSDEYYYHGLKKADIRKVWHQLFEHYQDLESFHTFSVMRTVGSGSKLTAEMTCTGVVWGTAKDTKLRAPVDSWYEEVHYLRKENGRWRIVGNVGGEAQPVLQFGIAPHPLF, from the coding sequence ATGAAGGGGCAATCCGTTTCGATCTTGCGCGCAGTCTGTGCCGGGCTGGTACTCTGGGCTTCATCATCTGCAGTGGTCAGCGCCAAAACCCAGGTCACGCCAAGCACCATTCAGGAAGTAGAAGCGCAGACAGCCAAAGAGCTGCTGGCCACGTTTGAGCTCGCTGAACTCGCTCTGCAGGCCCGCGACCTCGATGGAATCATGGCGCTCTATTCCGATGAGTACTACTACCACGGGCTCAAGAAGGCGGACATCCGAAAGGTCTGGCATCAGCTCTTCGAACACTATCAAGACCTCGAGAGCTTCCACACCTTTTCGGTGATGAGGACCGTGGGGAGCGGCAGCAAGCTGACTGCCGAGATGACCTGTACAGGAGTCGTCTGGGGCACAGCAAAAGATACGAAACTCCGCGCCCCCGTCGATAGCTGGTATGAAGAGGTCCACTACCTGCGCAAGGAAAACGGCCGCTGGCGCATCGTCGGCAACGTGGGCGGAGAAGCCCAACCGGTCCTGCAATTCGGAATCGCGCCACACCCGCTCTTTTAA
- a CDS encoding Hsp20/alpha crystallin family protein, translating into MMSSLMRWDPVTRWNPMKEIEELDKRLSALIGRGVPSPGSDKKEAITVAEWSPLVDITEDEKEYVIKAELPEVKKEDIKLNVQDDVLTITGERKYEKEEKGKKYHRVERSYGSFLRSFTLPENADGTKVSAEYKDGLLMVRLPKSEQAKPKSIEVKVS; encoded by the coding sequence ATGATGAGCAGTCTGATGAGATGGGATCCCGTGACCCGCTGGAACCCGATGAAAGAAATTGAGGAACTCGACAAACGCCTGTCGGCTCTTATTGGGCGAGGCGTGCCCTCGCCAGGCAGCGACAAGAAGGAGGCCATCACCGTCGCCGAATGGTCGCCGCTCGTCGATATTACAGAGGACGAGAAGGAATATGTCATCAAGGCCGAACTGCCGGAAGTCAAAAAAGAAGACATCAAGCTCAACGTGCAGGACGATGTGCTGACCATCACCGGCGAACGGAAATATGAGAAAGAGGAAAAAGGGAAAAAGTATCACCGCGTGGAACGATCCTACGGCAGTTTTTTGCGGAGCTTCACTCTGCCGGAAAACGCCGATGGCACGAAAGTCTCCGCGGAATACAAGGACGGCTTGCTGATGGTGCGGTTGCCGAAATCGGAACAAGCCAAGCCAAAATCTATCGAAGTGAAAGTGTCATAA
- a CDS encoding cyclic 2,3-diphosphoglycerate synthase, whose translation MANRVSRKMHVVIMGAAGRDFHNFNVVFRKNPDYQVVAFTATQIPTIAGRTYPSELAGDFYPKGIPIVPEEDLETVIAAHAVDEVVFAYSDVSYDEVMQKASRALAAGAGFRFLGPRSTMLRSKRPVVSVCAVRTGAGKSPAARKIAALLRARGLRVAVVRHPMPYGDLAKQAVQRFATLDDLRDARCTIEEREEYEPHLREGTVVFAGVDYERILRRAEAEADVILWDGGNNDLPFFEPDVEIVLVDPHRAGHEGRYFPGEVNLLRADLVIITKVETADPQMVEAVRRAIAAANPQAKILASRMPITLDDPALVAGKRVLVVEDGPTLTHGGMAYGAGVIAAKRYGAAEIVDPRPAATGSLCDTFRSNPHLDCVLPAMGYGPEQIRDLEQTINRVDCDVVLIATPMDLRRLLSIRQPACRVSYEFEPCDGAVLNDVLAAALRKGSAG comes from the coding sequence GTGGCAAATCGCGTCAGTCGGAAGATGCACGTGGTGATCATGGGGGCGGCTGGCCGCGACTTTCACAACTTCAATGTCGTCTTTCGAAAGAATCCCGACTATCAGGTGGTGGCCTTCACGGCCACGCAGATTCCCACCATTGCAGGACGGACCTACCCCTCTGAGTTGGCGGGAGATTTCTATCCGAAAGGGATTCCGATTGTGCCGGAAGAGGATCTGGAAACGGTGATCGCCGCTCATGCGGTCGATGAGGTCGTCTTTGCGTACAGTGATGTGTCCTATGACGAGGTGATGCAGAAGGCGTCGCGGGCGCTGGCGGCTGGAGCAGGGTTCCGCTTCCTGGGGCCTCGTTCCACGATGCTGCGGTCGAAGCGGCCGGTGGTGTCCGTCTGCGCGGTCCGGACAGGAGCGGGCAAGAGTCCCGCGGCGCGGAAGATCGCGGCCTTGTTGCGGGCGCGGGGCCTGCGGGTCGCGGTGGTCCGCCATCCGATGCCCTACGGAGACCTGGCGAAACAGGCGGTTCAGCGGTTTGCCACGCTCGACGATCTCCGGGACGCCCGCTGCACCATCGAAGAACGGGAAGAGTACGAGCCCCATCTCAGAGAGGGGACGGTCGTCTTTGCCGGGGTGGACTACGAACGGATTCTTCGCCGGGCCGAGGCCGAAGCCGATGTGATCCTCTGGGATGGCGGGAACAACGATCTGCCGTTTTTTGAGCCGGATGTGGAGATCGTGCTGGTAGACCCTCACCGGGCCGGCCATGAAGGTCGCTACTTTCCCGGCGAGGTGAATTTGCTACGGGCCGATCTGGTCATCATCACCAAGGTGGAGACCGCCGATCCGCAGATGGTCGAGGCGGTTCGCCGGGCGATCGCCGCCGCCAATCCGCAGGCGAAGATTCTTGCATCGAGGATGCCGATCACCCTTGACGATCCGGCCTTGGTCGCAGGCAAGCGCGTGCTCGTGGTGGAAGACGGGCCGACGCTCACCCACGGGGGAATGGCCTATGGAGCGGGAGTGATTGCCGCGAAACGGTATGGCGCGGCGGAGATCGTTGATCCGCGGCCGGCGGCAACCGGCAGCCTCTGCGACACCTTCCGGTCGAACCCCCATCTGGATTGTGTCCTTCCCGCGATGGGGTATGGACCTGAGCAGATTCGGGATTTGGAGCAGACGATCAACCGAGTGGATTGTGACGTGGTGCTCATCGCCACGCCGATGGACCTGCGGCGGCTGCTGTCGATCCGGCAGCCGGCCTGCCGGGTCAGCTATGAATTTGAACCCTGCGACGGGGCGGTGCTCAACGATGTGCTTGCGGCTGCGCTTCGGAAGGGATCAGCGGGATGA
- a CDS encoding BCAM0308 family protein, translated as MASKLKMTGQGPRRDRIVQEHRHDTYRLSGKLKEPTVCSGCGALFHKGRWTWGAAPKGAKTATCPACHRLHDKYPMGVLTIAGSFKETQREQVMGVIHNAAAQEKKEHPLSRIMAVERRPEGLVISTTDTHLPRRIGEALTHAYRGELDFHYDQDEEFIRVNWTR; from the coding sequence ATGGCATCGAAGCTGAAGATGACAGGACAAGGGCCGCGACGGGACCGCATTGTTCAGGAGCACCGGCACGACACGTACCGGCTGAGCGGGAAGCTGAAGGAGCCGACCGTCTGCAGCGGCTGCGGCGCGCTCTTTCACAAAGGGCGATGGACCTGGGGGGCCGCGCCGAAGGGGGCGAAGACGGCCACCTGTCCGGCTTGCCATCGCCTGCACGATAAATATCCCATGGGGGTGCTCACCATCGCAGGCAGCTTCAAAGAAACACAGCGCGAGCAGGTCATGGGAGTCATTCACAACGCCGCCGCCCAGGAAAAGAAGGAACACCCGCTGTCCCGCATCATGGCGGTGGAACGGCGGCCCGAAGGCCTCGTGATCTCAACGACGGATACGCATCTGCCTCGCCGGATCGGCGAAGCGCTCACGCATGCCTATCGGGGAGAATTGGACTTCCATTACGATCAAGACGAAGAGTTTATCCGCGTCAATTGGACGCGCTGA
- a CDS encoding phosphoribosyltransferase: MMFQNREEAGRQLAAKLQAYREQPEGVILALPRGGVAVGYEVSVALHLPLDVFITRKIGAPGNPEYALGAVSEGGNIYMNPEAMAAFRLAVDDLQELAAVQRQEIARRQTLYRQGRHPLPLKDRVVIVVDDGIATGATFFASVEAIRQQSPARLIAAIPVGPPDTIRKARAAVDELVVLATPEPFWAVGSHYVHFEQVEDREVLEYLNLADESLRERATRAPSSRV; the protein is encoded by the coding sequence ATGATGTTCCAAAACCGTGAAGAGGCAGGGCGTCAGCTGGCAGCTAAACTGCAGGCGTATCGAGAACAGCCGGAGGGAGTGATTCTGGCCCTTCCGCGCGGAGGGGTCGCCGTCGGCTATGAAGTGAGCGTGGCCCTCCACCTGCCGCTTGATGTCTTCATCACCCGCAAGATCGGCGCGCCGGGCAATCCCGAATATGCGCTGGGCGCCGTCAGCGAAGGCGGAAACATCTATATGAACCCCGAGGCCATGGCCGCGTTTCGCCTGGCCGTCGACGATCTTCAAGAACTCGCCGCCGTGCAGCGGCAGGAGATCGCACGCCGCCAGACGCTCTACCGGCAAGGGCGGCATCCGCTGCCGCTCAAGGATCGCGTCGTGATCGTGGTGGACGATGGCATCGCCACGGGCGCAACGTTTTTTGCCTCCGTGGAGGCGATCCGGCAACAGTCGCCTGCGCGTCTGATTGCAGCCATCCCAGTTGGCCCCCCGGACACGATCCGGAAAGCACGGGCGGCGGTCGATGAACTGGTGGTGCTGGCCACCCCGGAGCCGTTCTGGGCCGTCGGTAGCCATTATGTTCATTTCGAGCAAGTCGAGGATCGCGAGGTCTTGGAATATTTGAATCTGGCAGACGAATCACTGCGTGAGCGGGCGACACGCGCCCCCTCTTCACGGGTATAA
- a CDS encoding SNF2-related protein, with amino-acid sequence MPSSLAGEPFALLAAFRALSANDVYTMAPKEAVERGYDYARQQRLQHYHWNEDRTTLIAQVQGARLYTVTFSCDEGFLAAFCDCPAWDPRWLCKHILCVCFTTKHLLSPELFRMPDWQPSRVQALRTELFGDGPALNERPRPAPADSTRNESVRAEPRYEIVLDLRQGYPQIVIHRNGVPLAASWAPVLPPELVPLFNASRFLSGFGEDPLRRYLRLRDRPYPIVLESGQGPMPLRWCPSVKCRSKTEIDLVEGRVRIRARCLAGGVPLERMARVRSFVVDLNGGRLLYLEDERGWTSFRSLRHCFLDAESPSDDREGRTRAVLLPGETWTGRWTGINREMEFTLSPDEFHAAQVDLPQGQADRILRDLLLKVEGAEVSVQRAVSSAKTERSSCAVVLRPPSGAEGRSPTAWTLQVQSCQGETRCAPSLSAFGCLSALEQGRAVSGSLRAHKRKAVLYEAFFHLRGVRAAKERDQRVKTVLALEGWPRAVSDEGARWLRAQLAAYARPDVRLRIRAGRWELQPVEKAQEALLYSLLFEVLGPEAFRGMRRSDELTVEALALFQRLPELLDRLTAVGIELLYEDKPLRTARWDCAVQVERGTGEGPGIDWFEIRPEIRCDGVALNEAEWRAALLQGGLIDGERGLRVLDRQTLERLRAILALTGEGPPGRDASKIVRVPRLQMLDWLALREQGIAVTLPAEDEAVLARLLGFTKIAAKPLPKDLQATLRPYQQEGYAWLAFLYEHRFGACLADDMGLGKTLQAICLLAAIQEGRIHSSRGVPGPHLVVVPTSLLFNWEQELARFAPGLTVHTYSGGDRTLEAKDGEVVLTTYGLVRRDIERLERMPFHVIVFDEAQAVKNILADTTSAVRRLRGRFTLALSGTPLENHLGEYFSVIDLCLPGLLGDYDRIKPQLKRAEGPVLDRLLRRTRPFILRRTKAEILHDLPPKIESEVFLDLTDRQKALYQQTVAQVRSTIDEAYATKTAGQAQFIALTAILKLRQVCLSPRLLTKQDNEASPKLSFLVERLQVLLEEGHSALVFSQFTSFLDLVQEACVRHGLPYQRLDGSTASAARKDRVAAFQGGERPSVFLLSLKAGGQGLNLTKATYVFHLDPWWNPAVENQASDRAHRIGQQRTVSIVRILMRHSIEEKMMALKQRKLDLYDAVMAGAVRGSGQGVLTKADFEFLLAPGAG; translated from the coding sequence GTGCCGTCCAGCCTCGCCGGAGAGCCGTTTGCGCTGCTCGCGGCGTTTCGCGCTTTATCCGCCAACGATGTCTATACGATGGCGCCGAAGGAGGCGGTCGAGCGGGGCTATGACTATGCCCGGCAGCAGCGGCTGCAGCATTATCACTGGAATGAGGACCGCACCACGCTGATTGCGCAGGTCCAGGGGGCTCGGCTCTATACGGTCACCTTTTCCTGCGACGAGGGGTTCCTGGCCGCTTTTTGCGATTGTCCGGCCTGGGATCCCCGCTGGCTGTGTAAACACATTCTCTGCGTCTGTTTTACGACGAAGCATCTGTTATCGCCGGAGCTGTTCCGGATGCCGGATTGGCAGCCGAGCCGGGTGCAGGCGCTCCGGACCGAGCTGTTCGGCGATGGGCCTGCGCTGAATGAGCGTCCGCGTCCGGCGCCTGCTGATTCAACTCGCAATGAGTCTGTCCGTGCAGAGCCGCGGTATGAGATTGTTCTCGATCTTCGGCAGGGATATCCGCAGATCGTGATTCACCGGAACGGGGTGCCGCTGGCTGCGAGCTGGGCGCCGGTGTTGCCGCCCGAGCTGGTACCGCTCTTCAATGCCTCCCGCTTCTTATCCGGGTTCGGGGAAGATCCCCTGCGTCGCTACCTCAGACTCCGTGACCGGCCCTATCCGATCGTGCTGGAATCCGGCCAGGGGCCTATGCCGCTGCGCTGGTGTCCGTCAGTCAAGTGCCGGAGCAAGACGGAGATCGATCTCGTCGAGGGCCGGGTCAGGATTCGCGCGCGTTGTCTTGCCGGCGGGGTGCCGCTCGAACGGATGGCGCGGGTGAGAAGTTTTGTGGTCGATCTGAACGGCGGGCGGCTGCTCTATCTGGAGGATGAACGCGGATGGACTTCGTTCCGCTCCCTGCGGCACTGTTTTCTGGACGCCGAGTCTCCCTCGGACGATCGTGAAGGGCGGACTCGTGCCGTCCTGTTGCCGGGCGAGACGTGGACCGGGCGATGGACCGGGATCAATCGGGAGATGGAGTTTACGCTCTCGCCGGATGAGTTTCATGCCGCTCAAGTCGATCTCCCGCAGGGGCAAGCAGACCGGATTCTGCGCGATCTCTTGTTGAAGGTGGAGGGGGCAGAGGTTTCCGTTCAGCGTGCGGTTTCTTCGGCAAAGACCGAGAGGTCCTCCTGCGCCGTGGTCCTGAGACCGCCCTCCGGTGCCGAGGGACGTTCGCCGACAGCCTGGACGCTGCAAGTGCAATCGTGCCAGGGAGAGACCCGCTGTGCGCCGAGCCTGTCTGCGTTTGGCTGTCTTTCGGCGCTGGAGCAGGGGCGCGCGGTCTCTGGTTCGTTGCGCGCACACAAGCGCAAGGCGGTGCTCTACGAGGCGTTCTTCCACTTGCGCGGGGTGCGCGCGGCCAAGGAGCGGGATCAACGCGTCAAAACGGTGCTCGCGTTGGAGGGGTGGCCGCGTGCGGTCAGTGACGAGGGCGCTCGCTGGCTTCGCGCGCAGCTGGCGGCCTACGCCCGTCCTGATGTGCGGCTGCGGATTCGCGCCGGAAGATGGGAGTTGCAGCCGGTCGAGAAGGCGCAGGAAGCGTTGCTGTACAGTCTTCTGTTCGAGGTGCTCGGCCCGGAGGCCTTCCGGGGCATGCGGCGCAGTGATGAACTGACGGTTGAGGCGCTGGCATTGTTTCAGCGTCTGCCGGAGCTCTTGGATCGGCTGACCGCCGTGGGAATTGAATTGCTCTATGAGGACAAGCCGCTCCGCACGGCCCGGTGGGATTGTGCGGTGCAAGTGGAGCGTGGCACGGGGGAGGGACCCGGGATCGACTGGTTTGAAATCCGGCCGGAGATCCGGTGCGACGGCGTCGCTTTGAATGAGGCGGAGTGGCGGGCGGCGCTGCTGCAAGGCGGTCTGATCGACGGCGAACGGGGCTTGCGCGTATTGGACCGTCAGACGCTGGAGCGGTTGCGCGCCATCCTTGCGCTCACCGGGGAGGGACCCCCGGGCCGGGATGCGTCGAAGATCGTGCGTGTGCCCCGGCTCCAGATGCTCGATTGGCTGGCCCTGCGGGAGCAGGGCATCGCCGTGACGCTGCCAGCGGAAGACGAGGCCGTGCTCGCGCGGCTGCTGGGGTTCACGAAGATCGCGGCGAAACCGCTGCCAAAAGATTTGCAGGCCACGCTGCGCCCGTATCAGCAAGAGGGCTATGCCTGGCTGGCCTTTCTCTATGAGCACCGGTTCGGCGCCTGCTTGGCGGACGATATGGGGTTGGGGAAGACGCTGCAGGCCATCTGCCTCTTGGCGGCGATTCAGGAAGGGCGGATTCACTCGTCGCGCGGGGTGCCTGGGCCGCATCTGGTCGTCGTGCCAACGAGTCTGCTTTTTAATTGGGAGCAGGAACTGGCGCGCTTTGCGCCGGGCTTGACCGTCCATACCTACAGTGGCGGCGACCGGACGCTCGAGGCCAAGGATGGGGAGGTCGTGCTCACGACCTATGGGCTGGTTCGGCGTGATATCGAGCGATTGGAGCGCATGCCGTTCCACGTCATCGTGTTCGATGAGGCGCAGGCGGTGAAGAACATCCTGGCGGATACGACAAGCGCCGTCCGCCGGCTCCGGGGGCGCTTCACGCTCGCGCTGTCCGGCACGCCGCTCGAAAACCATCTCGGCGAATACTTTTCCGTCATCGATCTCTGCTTGCCGGGCTTGCTGGGGGACTATGACCGGATCAAGCCGCAATTGAAACGCGCCGAGGGGCCCGTCTTGGACCGGCTGCTGCGACGGACCAGGCCGTTTATCTTGCGGCGGACCAAGGCCGAGATCCTCCATGACCTGCCGCCGAAAATCGAGAGCGAGGTGTTCCTCGATTTGACCGACCGGCAAAAGGCGCTTTACCAGCAGACGGTCGCCCAAGTCCGCTCGACGATTGACGAGGCCTATGCGACTAAGACGGCGGGGCAGGCGCAGTTTATCGCGCTCACGGCCATTCTCAAGCTGCGCCAGGTCTGCCTGTCGCCTCGTCTCCTGACGAAGCAAGACAACGAAGCTTCGCCCAAGCTCAGCTTTCTGGTCGAGCGGCTGCAGGTGTTGTTGGAGGAGGGGCACAGTGCCCTGGTCTTTTCCCAGTTCACCAGTTTTCTGGATCTTGTGCAGGAAGCCTGTGTCCGGCATGGGCTGCCCTATCAGCGATTGGATGGTTCCACCGCCTCGGCCGCGCGCAAGGACCGGGTGGCGGCCTTTCAGGGCGGCGAACGGCCGAGCGTCTTTCTCCTCAGTCTCAAGGCAGGAGGGCAGGGACTGAATCTGACCAAAGCGACCTATGTGTTTCATCTGGATCCCTGGTGGAATCCGGCGGTGGAGAATCAGGCCTCGGACCGCGCGCACCGGATCGGGCAGCAGCGGACCGTCTCGATCGTGCGGATTCTCATGCGCCACAGCATCGAGGAAAAGATGATGGCGCTCAAGCAGCGGAAGCTCGATTTATACGATGCGGTGATGGCAGGCGCGGTGCGTGGCTCAGGACAGGGGGTGTTGACCAAAGCCGACTTCGAGTTTCTGCTCGCCCCGGGCGCCGGATGA
- a CDS encoding cytochrome c: MKTVFTTVVVLMFLATSWVSAQVLRGNPKEGQALYEKNCLRCHGNTLDGNGPDSRDLIVRPANLQSPLIRSKTDWELLVTISNGVLFSPMHGFRGKLTDQQMLDVLSYIRSVAPPDMIS, translated from the coding sequence ATGAAAACCGTCTTCACCACCGTCGTCGTCCTGATGTTCCTCGCCACGTCCTGGGTCTCGGCACAGGTGCTCCGTGGCAATCCCAAAGAAGGGCAAGCCCTGTACGAAAAGAACTGTCTCCGTTGCCATGGCAATACATTGGACGGCAACGGGCCGGATAGCCGGGATTTGATCGTACGGCCGGCCAACCTCCAGTCCCCGCTCATCCGATCCAAGACCGATTGGGAATTGCTCGTGACGATCTCGAACGGCGTGCTCTTCAGCCCCATGCACGGCTTCCGCGGAAAATTGACCGATCAGCAAATGCTGGATGTGCTGTCGTATATTCGCTCGGTCGCACCGCCTGACATGATCAGCTAA
- a CDS encoding NADP-dependent malic enzyme, translated as MPTPEELLAKAQKPAEEALRLHAYYKGKIQTAPKCPIRGMEDFSIWYTPGVAAPCRAIQAQPDLVYEYTNKANTIAVVSDGTRVLGLGDIGPEAGLPVMEGKALLFKYLGGVDAVPICLGTKDPAEIIRTVKILEPSFGGINLEDIAMPKCFQVLRECRRASSIPVWHDDQQGTGTVLLAALLNALNVVGKDIGRVRIAMIGMGAANIPTYRYLKASGADPGRIVACDVGGILRRSRHEYESNPDYSEQWAVCMESNREQRQGGIAAALAGADVCVAFSAGGIIKPEWVRTMARDAIVFACANPVPEIWPWEAKAAGARIVATGRSDFPNQVNNSLVFPAIFRGALDVRARTITDEMAIAAAHELARCAAARGLHEGYILPTMDEWEVVPRVAVATAMNAQMHGVARLVKTAEELHRSAEEKIREARKALAVLTGEGIILRPPMP; from the coding sequence ATGCCCACACCTGAAGAACTTCTCGCCAAAGCCCAGAAGCCAGCCGAAGAGGCGCTGCGGCTCCACGCCTACTACAAAGGCAAGATCCAAACGGCGCCCAAGTGTCCCATTCGGGGCATGGAGGATTTTTCCATCTGGTATACACCGGGTGTCGCCGCGCCCTGCCGCGCGATTCAAGCTCAGCCGGACTTGGTGTACGAGTACACGAACAAGGCCAATACCATCGCAGTGGTGTCCGACGGCACGAGAGTGCTGGGCCTGGGCGACATCGGCCCGGAAGCCGGTTTGCCCGTGATGGAGGGCAAAGCGCTGCTCTTCAAATATCTGGGCGGAGTGGATGCGGTGCCGATTTGTTTGGGCACGAAGGATCCGGCGGAGATCATCCGGACCGTCAAAATTCTGGAGCCCTCCTTCGGTGGGATCAATCTGGAAGATATTGCGATGCCCAAGTGTTTCCAAGTGCTTCGGGAATGCCGAAGGGCCAGTTCCATCCCGGTATGGCACGACGATCAGCAGGGCACGGGCACCGTTCTGCTCGCCGCGCTGCTGAACGCGCTGAACGTGGTCGGCAAAGACATCGGCCGGGTGCGGATTGCCATGATCGGCATGGGCGCGGCCAATATCCCGACCTACCGGTATCTGAAGGCCAGCGGCGCGGACCCTGGGAGGATCGTGGCCTGCGATGTGGGGGGGATTCTGAGGCGGTCGCGTCATGAATATGAGTCGAATCCGGACTATAGCGAGCAATGGGCGGTGTGCATGGAATCGAATCGAGAGCAACGGCAAGGGGGGATTGCCGCGGCGCTGGCCGGGGCGGATGTCTGTGTGGCTTTTTCAGCCGGCGGGATTATCAAGCCGGAGTGGGTGCGGACGATGGCCCGAGATGCCATCGTGTTCGCCTGCGCGAACCCGGTGCCCGAGATCTGGCCGTGGGAGGCGAAAGCGGCCGGGGCGCGCATTGTGGCAACTGGACGGTCGGATTTTCCGAATCAGGTCAACAACTCGCTGGTGTTTCCCGCCATTTTTCGTGGCGCGCTGGATGTGCGGGCCAGGACTATTACCGACGAGATGGCGATAGCTGCGGCACATGAACTGGCGCGTTGCGCTGCCGCGAGGGGCCTTCACGAGGGCTACATTTTGCCGACGATGGATGAATGGGAAGTGGTCCCGCGAGTGGCGGTGGCGACGGCAATGAACGCGCAAATGCACGGCGTGGCGAGGCTCGTGAAAACCGCTGAAGAGCTGCACCGGTCTGCGGAGGAGAAGATCAGAGAAGCCCGGAAGGCCCTAGCTGTGCTGACGGGCGAAGGAATCATTCTACGACCGCCAATGCCGTAA
- a CDS encoding universal stress protein: MKIVVGVDWSEQAFATVQQILHLYRPSELTLVHGVDLGVFEYPVVAQAANLQGYDDFRNALFEAGRQVLTRAANMLPADSDALRQVNEIGSPAEIILKTADAVGADLIAVGARGQNRVAELVLGSVSHRVLMHATRPTLIVKSDAKPVQRVVVAVEGRPDAERIKQWLLVHPFVNPVELLILSVVVPLRLADPYNLVGFEAWEDRAMSYAEDLVKTVGSELMGSRYSIGTRVVTGDVAAAVAEQAKDKDLVVVASHGRKGLERFLLGSASHAIVHRVHCPILVVR; the protein is encoded by the coding sequence ATGAAAATTGTGGTCGGCGTCGATTGGTCCGAACAAGCGTTCGCGACAGTGCAGCAAATTCTCCACCTGTACCGGCCGTCGGAATTGACGCTGGTGCACGGCGTCGATCTCGGGGTCTTCGAATATCCCGTCGTCGCGCAGGCGGCCAATCTGCAAGGCTATGACGATTTCCGCAACGCCCTCTTTGAGGCGGGACGGCAGGTCTTGACCCGCGCCGCCAATATGCTGCCCGCCGACTCGGACGCCCTCCGGCAGGTCAACGAAATCGGCAGCCCCGCCGAGATCATCCTGAAGACGGCGGACGCCGTCGGGGCCGATCTCATCGCGGTTGGGGCCCGGGGACAGAATCGAGTGGCGGAACTTGTCCTGGGGAGCGTGTCCCATCGGGTCCTGATGCATGCCACACGCCCCACCCTGATCGTCAAGTCGGACGCCAAACCGGTCCAACGGGTGGTAGTCGCGGTCGAAGGACGGCCGGATGCGGAGCGGATCAAGCAATGGCTGCTGGTTCATCCCTTCGTCAACCCGGTCGAACTCCTGATCCTGAGCGTCGTGGTCCCGCTCCGGCTGGCTGATCCCTACAATCTGGTCGGATTTGAAGCCTGGGAAGACCGGGCTATGTCGTATGCGGAAGATCTCGTCAAAACCGTGGGCTCGGAACTGATGGGCAGCCGCTATAGCATCGGCACCCGTGTCGTCACGGGGGATGTCGCCGCAGCCGTGGCGGAACAGGCCAAAGACAAGGATCTCGTGGTGGTGGCGTCGCACGGACGCAAGGGGCTTGAGCGCTTTCTGCTGGGCAGCGCCTCCCATGCGATCGTCCATCGAGTGCACTGCCCTATTCTGGTCGTACGCTGA